Part of the Bacteroidota bacterium genome, CACAACATGTTGTATTTAAAACAACTAACTTTTCATATTGATACTTTTCAATACCGTACGGAAATGAACATGAAGATGTTTGACATCTTGAACATCCGGATGAACAAATAGGTGTTATATCTACGGCAGGAGGTTTTGTTATTGAGACTGTTGCAATATTTTGACCTGTTGTTTTGCATATAATTCGAATCCGAGCATTACCTGTGTTAATTTCATTGCAATCCCTGTAAAATACTAATTTTATCATAAAACTGTCCTGACCAATATTAGTATAAGTAAGTTCAGTACCTATTAAATGTTGTCCAAAACTTTCTGAATGTATAAAGAACATTGCAATTATGCTTACTAATAAGTATATTTTTCGATTCATAATATTTAAATTTTTAATAAGTGTTTTAAATGATAATTAGTATAAAAAATATATATGAGGTAACCCATTATTTTCATTTTATTTATAATTATTTAAAAACCAATTTCTCAACAACCTCACTTTCATCCATCAATCCAATTTTCAAAAAATAAATCCCTTTAATTTGTTTCTTTAATTCATAGTTTTTTATATTTAAATCCTGAGTTTCTAAAATTAATTTCCCTAAAGAATTATATAAATTAATAGATTGAATTTTTGTTTCTGATTTGATGTAGATTTTTCCGTTTGAAGGATTTGGATAAATTGATATTTTAGAATTTTCTACTTCTGTAATTCCATTTGTTTTGGCATTTATAAAAGCTAATTTTGTAAGTGAATCTGCACAGCCAAGGTCAGAAATTACTTTTAGCATCACATCATAATTTCCAACATTTTGATAAGTGTAAATTGGGTTTTGAACTATGGATGAATTTCCATCTCCGAAATCCCAAAAGTATTGGGAAATAACATTAAAAGCAATTGTTGAAGAATCGTAAAAATTAACAACAAAGGGAACTTCCCCTGAAAAAATATTAGCTCCAAAATTTGCAATTGGTATATCTCCGATTTGAACAAAAATAGAATCATATTTTGTAGCACACACAAGGTCTTGAGTTTCTGCTTTTATCCAAAAGCCTTGCTTTGTCAAGTCATTATTTCCATGTAAATATTTAATAAAAATATTATTAGGATTTCCATCAAAAATTCCATCGGCTTGTTGTCCTTTTGACCAAAGCATTGATTGAGCATTTTCGAATTGTGCATTTAATTCATAGTAATTATTTTTACAAACAATTGGATTTGTTTTGTCAATTATTATTGAAGGCTCAACAACCGAAAGAGTTATTGTATCGGCATTGTAGCATCCGTTGTTGTCGGTAAAATGCCAAGCGATTTGGTAATCACCGACTGCTTTATTCGAATTGAAGTATCCTCCTGAGCCAACATTCCCTGACCAGTAACCGCCATAAGTGCCTCCGATAGGAGAATGGTTTATAAAAACTAATCCTTCCTCTTTGCACATTTTGAATTTATTATTTGATGGATTAATTTGAATATTTGGAATTGCCATTACTTCAATATTAACTGTATCATATTTTGGACAATG contains:
- a CDS encoding PKD domain-containing protein, which gives rise to HCPKYDTVNIEVMAIPNIQINPSNNKFKMCKEEGLVFINHSPIGGTYGGYWSGNVGSGGYFNSNKAVGDYQIAWHFTDNNGCYNADTITLSVVEPSIIIDKTNPIVCKNNYYELNAQFENAQSMLWSKGQQADGIFDGNPNNIFIKYLHGNNDLTKQGFWIKAETQDLVCATKYDSIFVQIGDIPIANFGANIFSGEVPFVVNFYDSSTIAFNVISQYFWDFGDGNSSIVQNPIYTYQNVGNYDVMLKVISDLGCADSLTKLAFINAKTNGITEVENSKISIYPNPSNGKIYIKSETKIQSINLYNSLGKLILETQDLNIKNYELKKQIKGIYFLKIGLMDESEVVEKLVFK